A genomic window from Glycine max cultivar Williams 82 chromosome 17, Glycine_max_v4.0, whole genome shotgun sequence includes:
- the ALDH11A2 gene encoding NADP-dependent glyceraldehyde-3-phosphate dehydrogenase — MAAGTGLFAEILDGDVYKYYADGEWKKSASGKSVAIINPTTRKTQYKVQACSQEEVNKVMDLAKSAQKLWAKTPLWKRAELLHKAAAILKEHKAPIAECLVKEIAKPAKDAVTEVVRSGDLVSYTAEEGVRILGEGKFLVSDSFPGNERTKYCLTSKIPLGVILAIPPFNYPVNLAVSKIAPALIAGNSIVLKPPTQGAVSALHMVHCFHLAGFPKGLINCVTGKGSEIGDFLTMHPGVNCISFTGGDTGIAISKKAGMIPLQMELGGKDACIVLEDADLDLVAANIIKGGFSYSGQRCTAVKVVLVMESAADALVEKVKAKVAKLTVGPPEDDCDITPVVSESSANFIEGLVLDAKEKGATFCQEYKREGNLIWPLLLDNVRPDMRIAWEEPFGPVLPVIRINSVEEGIHHCNASNFGLQGCVFTKDVNKAIMISDAMETGTVQINSAPARGPDHFPFQGIKDSGIGSQGITNSINMMTKVKTTVINLPSPSYTMG, encoded by the exons ATGGCTGCTGGGACTGGACTCTTTGCAGAGATTTTGGATGGAGATGTGTACAAGTACTATGCTGATGGAGAATGGAAGAAATCTGCTTCTGGGAAAAGTGTTGCCATCATCAACCCCACTACCAGAAAGACTCAATACAAAGTTCAAG CTTGTTCACAAGAGGAGGTTAACAAGGTCATGGACTTGGCAAAATCTGCCCAAAAGTTATGGGCAAAGACCCCACTATGGAAACGTGCTGAACTTCTTCACAAGGCAGCTGCTATCCTTAAAGAGCACAAAGCACCAATTGCAGAGTGCCTGGTGAAAGAAATAGCAAAGCCAGCCAAAGATGCTGTTACAGAG GTTGTAAGATCTGGGGATCTGGTTTCTTATACTGCTGAAGAAGGTGTAAGGATTCTGGGAGAGGGAAAGTTCTTGGTGTCGGATAGCTTTCCTGGAAATGAAAGGACGAAATATTGCCTCACATCCAAG ATTCCACTTGGAGTGATTTTAGCCATTCCACCTTTTAACTATCCCGTCAATCTTGCTGTTTCCAAAATTGCTCCTGCGCTGATTGCTGGAAACTCCATTGTGCTCAAGCCTCCAACTCAG GGAGCTGTTTCTGCTCTTCATATGGTTCACTGCTTTCACTTGGCTGGTTTTCCCAAAGGCCTAATCAACTGTGTCACTGGCAAAGGCTCAGAAATTGGTGACTTCCTTACAATGCATCCAGGAGTGAACTGTATAAG CTTTACTGGTGGTGATACTGGCATTGCAATTTCAAAGAAGGCAGGCATGATTCCTCTGCAAATGGAGTTGGGAGGAAAAGATGCCTGCATTGTACTTGAAGATGCTGACCTGGATTTGGTTGCTGCAAACATTATAAAGGGAGGTTTTTCATACAG tgGTCAGAGATGCACTGCTGTTAAGGTTGTCCTGGTAATGGAGTCCGCTGCTGATGCTTTGGTTGAGAAAGTGAAGGCTAAGGTGGCAAAACTAACTGTTGGACCACCAGAGGATGACTGTGATATCACCCCGGTTGTGTCAGAATCATCCGCCAATTTCATTGAAGGCCTGGTCTTGGATGCTAAGGAGAAAGGAGCAACATTCTGTCAGGAGTACAAAAGAGAAGGCAATCTCATTTGGCCTTTGCTACTGGACAATGTTAGGCCAGACATGAGAATTGCATGGGAAGAGCCATTTGGACCGGTTTTACCAGTAATTAGGATCAATTCAGTTGAAGAAGGAATCCATCATTGTAATGCTAGCAACTTTGGACTTCag GGATGTGTCTTCACAAAGGATGTCAACAAAGCAATAATGATCAGTGATGCAATGGAAACGGGAACAGTTCAGATAAATTCTGCCCCAGCTCGTGGGCCAGATCATTTTCCCTTTCAG GGTATAAAGGACAGTGGCATTGGATCTCAAGGGATTACCAACAGCATAAACATGATGACCAAGGTCAAAACGACTGTGATCAACTTACCCAGCCCTTCCTATACTATGGGCTAG
- the LOC100790159 gene encoding replication termination factor 2 yields the protein MNPKSLQILVQSPDLGISLQPTTKHETLSDLKHSLFPQSHRSFYFTFNGKPLPDKTPLSQFPPLSTLSLRSRLPGGGGDGGATGAESRDCYLNMYADKKPDKVDPNEQRLSKWHNCALSNEPLREPCVIDKLGNIFNKESLVEALLGKKLPKEFGHIKGLKDMINVQLSAIPGAEDGAKFQCPIAGLEFNGKYRFFALRNCGHVLSAKALREVKSSSCLVCHKEYADLDKIVLNGSDEEVVILRERMEEEKPKIREKKSKKVKHNNGDGVSLEGTRLSGTKHGVDVKGVEKASAKVERNGKVGNVALNGNGGGGGAAAAKRFKAVDLAPANATKDVYASIFTSSRKSDFKETYSCRSLPLGRN from the coding sequence ATGAATCCAAAATCGCTCCAAATCCTGGTGCAGTCACCGGACCTCGGAATTTCCCTTCAACCCACAACCAAACACGAAACCCTTTCCGATCTCAAACACTCTCTCTTTCCTCAATCACACCGATCCTTCTACTTCACCTTCAATGGCAAGCCCCTCCCCGACAAAACCCCTCTCTCGCAATTCCCCCCTCTCTCCACCCTCTCCCTCCGCTCCCGCCTCCCTGGTGGTGGCGGAGACGGCGGTGCCACAGGCGCCGAGTCCCGTGACTGCTACCTCAACATGTACGCCGACAAGAAGCCCGACAAGGTGGACCCCAACGAACAGCGCCTCTCCAAGTGGCACAACTGCGCCCTCTCCAACGAACCCTTGAGAGAGCCCTGCGTGATCGATAAATTGGGGAATATCTTCAACAAGGAATCTCTGGTGGAAGCGTTGTTAGGGAAGAAGCTTCCCAAGGAATTTGGGCACATCAAGGGTTTGAAAGATATGATTAATGTTCAGCTTTCTGCGATTCCTGGAGCGGAGGATGGGGCAAAGTTTCAGTGCCCCATTGCAGGGCTTGAATTTAACGGAAAGTATAGGTTTTTCGCGCTGAGGAATTGTGGGCATGTTTTGAGTGCCAAGGCTCTGAGGGAGGTTAAGTCCTCTTCGTGTTTGGTTTGTCACAAGGAGTATGCTGACTTGGATAAGATTGTGCTCAATGGAAGTGATGAGGAGGTTGTAATTTTGCGGGAGAGGATGGAGGAGGAGAAGCCTAAGATTAGGGAGAAGAAGAGTAAGAAGGTTAAGCATAATAATGGTGATGGTGTGAGCTTGGAAGGGACTAGGTTGAGTGGTACTAAGCATGGTGTTGATGTTAAGGGTGTGGAGAAGGCTTCGGCTAAGGTGGAACGAAATGGGAAGGTTGGTAATGTTGCTTTGAATGgtaatggtggtggtggtggtgctgcTGCTGCCAAGCGTTTCAAGGCTGTTGATTTGGCCCCGGCGAATGCTACTAAGGATGTGTATGCTTCCATTTTCACTTCCTCGAGGAAGTCTGACTTCAAAGAAACATATAGTTGTAGGTCTCTTCCTCTTGGAAGAAACTGA
- the LOC100790683 gene encoding uncharacterized protein LOC100790683 precursor produces the protein MNILLCLSLSLSLSRSLTHSLCHASCYDMFLSFSFYATSGVLHSLSYLSLTFLTLRGCEDGFGVWTRWIRRRQTSSPVARQRYRFFDFVAAIHGGVVF, from the coding sequence atgaatatactactctgtctctctctatctctctctctctctcgctcaCTCACTCACTCGCTATGCCATGCTTCTTGCTATgatatgtttctttctttttctttttatgcgACCTCTGGGGTCCTTCACTCGCTCTCTTATCTGTCTCTCACTTTCCTAACCCTAAGAGGCTGTGAAGACGGTTTCGGAGTGTGGACCCGATGGATCCGTCGCCGTCAAACATCCTCGCCGGTGGCGCGGCAACGTTATCGGTTTTTTGATTTCGTTGCAGCCATCCATGGCGGTGTTGTTTTTTAA